One segment of Triticum aestivum cultivar Chinese Spring chromosome 2A, IWGSC CS RefSeq v2.1, whole genome shotgun sequence DNA contains the following:
- the LOC123188879 gene encoding protein NRT1/ PTR FAMILY 4.5: MGSSSGLVDWRGRPVNPKKHGGVRASIFIHALVLLSNAANIANIMNLVTYLRGTMHMGVAEASTTASNFFAALQMFSIPAAFLADSYIKRFYTVLIFGPIEILGYILLAVQAHVPSLHPPPCSPTGAQTCETVRGSNLSLLLLGLYLIPIGDGAARACLPALGGDQFDTADPVEQRQETSFFNWYTFAVSSGGFVGLVLVVWVENRRGWDIGFTLCALCVLLGMLIWMAGFPFYRNQLPGGSAITRILQVLVVAFKKRNVQLPDNASELKQLNQDDHNVLEELQRTDGFRCLEKSVVETGETGPWSLCTVTQVEETKIVLRMVPIFLSSVLGYIPVPLILNFTVQQGNTMDTKLGGVHISPATLFVIPTVFQMVILVLYDRFIVPFLRRITGYVGGVTHLQRIGIGFLSATVATGVAALVEAKRKRVAEENGLMEATTGIPMSVFWLTVQFFLLGVVDVTSFVGLLEFFYSEASTGMKSVGSSIFYCILGVSAWLGSLLIQVANRVTRRADGTGGWLDGTNLNMGKLDNFYWLLAVLELVSLFVYTFFARRYVYRNEQRVVDVDTKVPMEGATFGDVMI, translated from the exons ATGGGCAGCTCATCAGGGCTCGTCGACTGGAGGGGAAGGCCGGTTAACCCCAAGAAGCATGGAGGAGTGAGAGCTTCCATCTTCATTCACG CTCTGGTGCTGCTGAGCAACGCTGCCAACATCGCCAACATCATGAACCTGGTGACCTACCTTCGCGGCACCATGCACATGGGGGTGGCGGAGGCCTCAACGACGGCCAGCAACTTCTTCGCGGCGCTGCAGATGTTCTCCATCCCGGCGGCCTTCCTCGCCGACTCTTACATCAAGCGCTTCTACACCGTCCTCATCTTCGGCCCGATCGAGATTCTG GGCTACATCCTACTAGCAGTGCAAGCGCACGTCCCGTCTCTGCACCCGCCGCCCTGCAGTCCCACTGGCGCGCAGACCTGCGAGACGGTCCGTGGCTCCAACCTGAGCTTGCTCCTCCTGGGCCTCTACCTGATCCCCATCGGCGACGGCGCGGCGCGCGCGTGCCTGCCGGCGCTGGGAGGAGACCAGTTCGACACGGCCGACCCCGTGGAGCAGCGGCAGGAGACGAGCTTCTTCAACTGGTACACCTTCGCCGTGTCCTCCGGCGGCTTCGTCGGCCTGGTGCTCGTCGTGTGGGTGGAGAACAGGAGAGGATGGGACATCGGCTTCACCCTGTGCGCTCTCTGCGTGCTGCTGGGGATGCTCATATGGATGGCCGGCTTCCCTTTCTACAGGAACCAGCTGCCCGGTGGAAGCGCCATCACAAGAATCTTGCAG GTTCTTGTGGTGGCATTCAAGAAAAGAAATGTTCAGTTGCCTGACAACGCAAGTGAACTGAAGCAACTGAACCAAGATGATCACAATGTCCTTGAAGAGCTGCAGCGGACAGATGGCTTTCG GTGCCTGGAGAAATCGGTGGTAGAGACCGGAGAGACAGGGCCATGGTCGCTGTGCACCGTGACCCAGGTGGAGGAGACCAAGATCGTCCTCCGGATGGTGCCCATCTTCCTCAGCTCCGTCCTCGGATACATCCCGGTGCCGCTCATCCTCAACTTCACCGTGCAGCAGGGGAACACCATGGACACCAAGCTCGGCGGCGTCCACATCTCCCCGGCCACGCTCTTCGTCATCCCCACCGTCTTCCAGATGGTGATCCTCGTCCTCTACGACCGGTTCATCGTCCCCTTCCTGCGCAGGATCACCGGATACGTGGGCGGCGTCACGCATCTGCAGCGCATCGGGATCGGGTTCCTCTCGGCCACCGTGGCCACCGGCGTCGCCGCCCTGGTGGAGGCCAAGAGGAAGAGGGTCGCGGAGGAGAACGGCCTCATGGAAGCCACCACCGGGATCCCCATGTCCGTCTTCTGGCTGACGGTGCAGTTCTTCCTCCTCGGGGTGGTGGACGTCACCTCCTTCGTGGGGCTCCTCGAGTTCTTCTACAGCGAGGCGTCCACGGGGATGAAGTCCGTCGGCAGCTCCATCTTCTACTGCATCCTCGGGGTGTCGGCTTGGCTGGGGAGCCTGCTCATCCAGGTGGCCAACCGGGTCACCAGGCGCGCCGACGGGACGGGAGGCTGGCTGGACGGCACCAACTTGAACATGGGCAAGCTCGACAACTTCTACTGGCTGCTTGCTGTGCTTGAGCTGGTGTCGCTCTTCGTCTACACCTTCTTCGCCAGGAGGTATGTGTATAGGAATGAGCAAAGGGTTGTGGATGTGGACACCAAGGTTCCAATGGAAGGTGCCACCTTTGGTGATGTGATGATCTAG
- the LOC123188878 gene encoding putative F-box/FBD/LRR-repeat protein At4g03220, producing MEHSDGETAAKRAKLSASGSEDLLSALSDDVLIHILLKLRNTAVAARTSVLSSRWRRLWALLPGLDFLPDINPYSVPAVLAAHQAPALRSLRILATDASADFMAAWLPIAARRLSGDLFFINTVSPDDEAGDRGAFELPCFENATSITLHLGFLGIAVPASAISSRLTDLRLNSFQVQGPCLLGDVVSSAWSPCLQRLTINDARGIDKFTIRSESLLQLKLKDLDGLQQLTVVAPKLKELSVILLLCSESTYC from the coding sequence ATGGAGCATAGTGACGGCGAGACCGCCGCCAAGCGAGCCAAGCTCTCCGCCAGCGGCAGCGAGGACCTCCTCAGCGCGCTATCCGACGACGTTCTCATTCACATCCTTCTCAAGCTCCGCAACACCGCCGTCGCCGCTCGGACCAGCGTCCTCTCCAGCCGCTGGCGCCGCCTCTGGGCCCTCCTCCCGGGCCTGGACTTTCTCCCCGACATCAACCCATACAGCGtacccgccgtcctcgccgcccatCAAGCGCCGGCCCTCCGCTCTCTCCGCATCCTCGCCACGGACGCCTCTGCCGACTTCATGGCCGCGTGGCTCCccatcgccgcccgccgcctctcCGGCGATCTATTCTTCATCAACACCGTGTCGCCGGACGACGAGGCCGGGGACAGAGGCGCCTTTGAACTGCCATGCTTCGAGAACGCCACCTCGATCACGCTCCACTTAGGGTTTCTTGGCATTGCAGTGCCAGCCTCCGCCATATCCTCTCGGCTCACCGATCTTCGCCTGAATAGCTTCCAGGTACAGGGTCCGTGCTTGCTCGGTGACGTTGTATCCTCGGCGTGGTCCCCATGCTTGCAAAGGCTCACCATCAACGATGCCCGAGGCATCGACAAATTCACCATCCGCTCAGAGTCTCTCCTGCAATTGAAGCTCAAGGATCTAGATGGCCTGCAGCAGCTCACTGTCGTGGCGCCGAAGCTCAAAGAGCTAAGTGTGATCCTTTTGCTTTGCTCCGAATCAACCTATTGCTAG